The region aaccaggaaaaagacatgctgtggaggggagcagagatcgatcactaatgattaaatgcagagtggtgcatacagagcaaaaagagaaagaaacactcagtgcatcatgggaaccccccagcagtctaagtctatagcagcataactaagggatggttcagggtcacctgatccagccctaactataagctttagcaaaaaggaaagttttaagcctaatcttaaaagtagagagggtgtctgtctccctgatccaaattgggagctggttccacaggagaggagcctgaaagctgaaggctctgcctcccattctactcttacaaaccctaggaactacaagtaagcctgcagtccctaagataatgatatatatatatatatgtgtgtgtgtgtgtcttttgctGTGTGTTTCATTAGTGTTAATGTGTTTTGCAGCTCCGGGCTGATGTGGTCCCAAAGACTGCAGGAAGCTCAAAAATAAATTGGAATGGTTTTCCAGTTAAATTTACAAGCTGCTTCACAGCTGTTCCACATGTCTCTTCTGGATTTACGTGGCCTCATTGTTGCACAGCCGAGGTCATGTTGCTGTGCAGGATTTACTCTGTAAAACCCCAAAGATTTCCTTGACGTTGGCTCCGGTGCATCCTGGCTTAAATGGCGCCTGCTGCAGGCCGAGGTGTCGCTGATGATGTGACGTGTGACGGAGGAGCGCGGCACGCTGCATGTGACTGTGTCGTACGTGGGTCGGCGCCAGTCGTGATCTGATTTATGGCTGCTGCAGAGAAAATGACCTGTATGCTCCTTTGTGCAGAGTGGAAGAAGCTGGAGTTCTGTTTCTGTTCTAAGAATGTCCGAGTACATGCTGCTGCACACGTTTGTCTTCGTCTCTTTATTTCCTAGAAAACTTTCGAGCTTTGTGCACCAGCGAGAAAGGTTTTGGCTACAAGGGCTCCATGTTTCATTGCATCATTCCTAAATTTATGTGCCAGGTACAGTTCAGGCAAGACATTTGTGCTCTTTCCCTATTTTTTACAACGTCCTATTTAAGTTGATCAGGAATATTTTTTTACTGCTACAGCTGCTTATCAGGGTGGacatgttttattttaattttcaggGGGGTGATTTCACAAACCACAACGGCACTGGAGGAAAATCCATCTATGGGGAGAAGTTTGCCGATGAGAGCTTTCAGCTGAAGCACACAGGACTGGGCGCGCTGTCCATGGCCAACGCCGGGCCCAACACCAACGGATCGCAGTTCTTCATCTGCACGGCCGCAACCGAGTGGTGAGGCCAACAAACCAGCTGCAGCACAATAACCTGTAAACAGCCACAGCTTTTCATacatcattatgacatttttacagaggattcatatcctgatgggcaagaactgcttcaattttcaaggtcataggtcaaggtcaaagttaggaaaaatcatgaaaaactggaaaaatctccatcctttaacactgaacaaattttcaaaaattcataactgtcaaaaaagattaaattattttcataatttgacagtgttatgtaggatggtatcctttatcacctgacaaagtttgatctggatctgatccagattacagattttgtggccattgaagttaacattgaaaaccctatttaatgtacattttacattaaacCAACATCGAGTGAGGCCgaagggttttagtcatgctaatcctccctagaaccattttactggcaaaaaaaagtttgaaggacctaaatgacacagtgagatggtgagaaacttccaggcatgtgagaggcaaatagagaaaaatgcttaaaatggcggaGGGTCAAGAGGGCCCAGGTTAGGGAAGccaaagggttttagccatgctaatgctccccagaacgactggactgaaaaaagtctgaaggacttaaatgacatgatgagatggtgacgagcttcactcattaatgtTGGCGACATAAACATATTAGTTTCTGTTCTTGATTttctacttagcaatgatattttcatgaatacctttaataaacccacatgtatgtaccattaaagccgACCATAGTCTGTCATTAACAAATCGTGTCAGTCTGTTGAAAGTACCTTTATCTCAAGACATTTCGAACTGTGCGTCACATACAATCAACATCacatatttacatcaacctacgttGATGTTCAGCCCACggctttgccttagttatattatTTTAATCAATTGTGCCCCGatcgctctcatatttgaaagatcTGATCCAAattgtggatttagtggatattagattttaacattgaaaagccattttgatctatattttgtattatatttaatcttatgaaaagtcacttcaaacaggactttgaccttgaaatttttttctaaGGTACAAATTTGTGGAACTgtgaactagtgttggtggaggtttgcgctctgagtTCGGCACTCTAGTTCCTGTCcccccatttttcatgagttgaagtAAAAGTTCTGAGTTCTTATATGCACATGAGTGATTTATTTCCCTCAGATGTTTTTTAGCAATGTTTTAGAAGTAGATAATAAGATGGgtaattgaccccaatgaccttgaccttcacccaaatgattgacctctggcttctGTATGTATGTTATAAGTCATTCCATTTCCATATCATGATGTACATCATGATATGGTACATCTCctttaaatttaatgacatacTTTATTAAATGAAAAGGCCCATTTCTTATTACATTATAAACTATAGAGTCAAAAGTAAAAAAGTATTCACTCATAAATATTCACTTGACTTTTATTTAGACTCTTTTGACAAATATTTAAAAATTAAACTTGTAAAAAATAATCATTGAGTGTTGAAACATATTGTTTactgttctgtttttttaaacttgcaTTTTAACAGTGGATTTTCTTTACAatttcattttccataccattgaactgaaagagaaaaaataaatctcaaaatcaaatcaattttatttatatagcaccaaatcacaaacagttgccccaaggcgctttatattgtaaggcaaggccatacaataattacggaaaaaccccaacagtcaaaacgaccccctgtgagcaagcacttggcaacagtgggaaggaaaaactcccttttaacaggaagaaacctccagcagaaccaggctcagggaggggcagtcttctgctgggactggttggggctgagggagagaaccaggaaaaagacatgctgtggaggggagcagagatcgatcactaatgattaaatgcagagtggtgcaatatatatatatatatatatacacacaaataagCTGGAATGTAAatgagtacccccccccccccaatgcagGCCTCCTAAACAGATGAACTCACATTTCCTGTTTGCTGCAGGGACGAGGCAGGCAGACATGACCCTCATCCcactgattgacctttggcaaatttaacCTCACCCACTTTAAAATAtgcagctaattttgaaaaaagGTCTTCATTGTGTGAGGTTCTGAGTGGACGTGGCTACATGTGATCTGCAGTCGTGAGACTGGTACTGGTTCAGAACACGGTGTCAAAATGCGGCTGAGTTTACAGGTCGGCTGGACACCATCCTGCGGTCGACGTGCTAACGACATATGCGCCTTCAAAACATATTTGCccttttattgtgaccagtccAAGGCACACGTGTGTCTCGATGTGTCGCAGCTGTCAGGTGATTTTAATACCTTTAGGATCAAAATGTGAGAGAATTGTTTTCTGTCTATAGAAGAAATCTGGTGTCTTCTACACCAGTGCCTGAACACTGGGAATGAAAACAAaaggttggttgtttttttttttagtgtatcgTTGGGTTTTCAGACGTATTTCTCTCTTCTCTAGGCTGAACGGGAAGCATGTGGTGTTTGGGAATGTGGTGGAAGGCATCGATGTCGTCAAGGAAATGGAGAGCCACGGCACAAAAAGCGGCACTCCGAAAGCCAAAGTCGTCATCGCTGACTGTGGCGAACTCAAATAGTGCATCACAGCTCCAACGCTTCCATCAAATGTGTTCTTTATCTTCATCAGAGCCACTGTTAGTCTAAAacagggtcaccaaccctgttcctgaagGGCTCCTGTCCTGCGTGTTTTCTAACTCTCTCTGTTCCACctatatcaggtgtgctcagccaatcagcagctggaagacaccactttaaaagaaacaaacaacaaacaggtGTGTCTTGAGCAGGTTGCTGTGGAAAACATACAAGGGAGGGTctcccaggaacagggttggtgacccctgatctaAAACCTCCAGACAGCACGAACACATCTTCTCTTTGGCTGTTCAttattaatgaatattttgtaCCTTCTGAACTGACCACATTTATGAACAAAATCTGAACTGATCTGACTATGAAGTCTTATTGTGTCCTGGCATGTCTGACTTGACGTCATAAGAACTATAATCACACCGTCCTCCATTAGTTCACTTATAGAATAATGATGGATATCTATATAGTGTTGTCATTTTGTCATTGTTGGTTGTAATTTTCATCTTTTTGCATTATTTTATATCTTTTTGATTCTGTTCACCTTAGTTAGCTCTTGGGGGGGTGTAATGCTGCTGCTCTCTGTGCTTTGAATGAATTGATTTCTGTTAAATAGAAATCATTtggttaaagttatctgaaaatgcTCATTttttgtgcagcgttcaggtgcagcaacaagctg is a window of Thalassophryne amazonica chromosome 17, fThaAma1.1, whole genome shotgun sequence DNA encoding:
- the ppiab gene encoding peptidylprolyl isomerase Ab (cyclophilin A); amino-acid sequence: MGNPRVFFDVTVDGANVGRIVMELRADVVPKTAGSSKINWNENFRALCTSEKGFGYKGSMFHCIIPKFMCQGGDFTNHNGTGGKSIYGEKFADESFQLKHTGLGALSMANAGPNTNGSQFFICTAATEWLNGKHVVFGNVVEGIDVVKEMESHGTKSGTPKAKVVIADCGELK